CCCGCCTCGTCTACCCGATGCGGCTGTCCCGGCTGGCCCTGACCCCGCAGTCGCTCAGCCTCTACGTACTCGCCGACCACCGCATGGAGCCCGGCTCCGCGATCGGCGGCGCCGCACCCGAGGTGACCTTCGCCGGGACCGTCACCCCGACGGGCGCGCTGGGCGAACTCACCGGCGGCAAGAAGGTGTTCCTCACCGCGATCGACCAGAGGTTCCCGGACCCGGCAAGCATCGACGGGGACCACGAACTGCGCGCCACCGCCAAGGACACCCCCTACCGGCGGGCCGTCTACCACGACGAACTCCTCACCGCGGGCGGCGTCCCGGTCTGGCTGCTGACGGTGGGCGGCGCGCTGGTGGCGGTGGCGGCCGCCGCCGTGTTCCTGGCGACGCGCCGGCGCCGCCCCCGGTCCCCCTCGGGGCAGCGGGGAATTGCGCTTGACCTGCGCTGATCCCGCTGACACCGTCTGGGCCATGATCACCCCCTCCTCCCTCCCCGGCCTGCCGGCCTCCTCCGTCTTCCGCGCGCACGACGGCACCGAACTCGCCTGCCACACCAGCGGGGACGGCGCCCCGCTGATCTGCCTGCCCGGCGGCCCGATGCAGGACTCCGCCTACCTCCGCGGCCTCGACGGCCTCCTCCCGCACCGCCGCCTGGTCCGGCTCGACCTGCGCGGCACCGGCCGCTCGGCGGCTCCCGAGGACACCGCCTCCTACCGCTGCGACCGCCTCGTCGACGACGTCGAGGCCCTGCGCGAGCACCTCGGCCTGGAGACGGTGGACCTGCTCGCGCACTCCGCGGGCGCGAACCTGGCCGCCCTGTACGCCGCCCGCCACCCCGGGCGCGTCGGCAGGCTCCTCCTGGTCACCCCCAGCGTCTTCGCCGTAGGCATCCCCATCACCGGGGACGACCGGCTGGAGACCGCGCGGCTGCGCGCCGCCGAGCCCTGGTTCGCCCCGGCGTACGCGGCCCTGGAGGAACTCGTCGCGGGCCGGGCCACGGCCGACACCATGCAGGAGATCGCCCCCTTCTGGTACGGCCGCTGGGACGATGCCGCCCGCGCCCACCGGGCCGCCGAGGCCGGGCAGAAGAACCACGAGGCCGCGGCCGCCTACGGAGCGGAGGGCGCCTTCGACCCGGACGCCACCCGCAAGGCCCTCGCGGAGCTCGCCGCGCCGGTGCTGCTGCTCGCCGGCGAGGCCGACCTGGCGGCCCCGCCGAGCGCGGTGGCCGCGTACGCCGACCTGTTCCGCGGCGCCGAACTCACCGTCCAGCCCGGCGCCGGACACTTCCCCTGGCTCGACGACCCGGCCCGCTTCGCCACCGCGACCGCCGCCTTCCTGAGCTAGCCCGCTCGGGTCAGGGCCAGTGCCGCGAGGGCGTCCGGGGCGCCGGCCTGGCCCCGGATGCCGGGGAAGGCGTTGATGTCGACGATGAGGGGCCGGCCGCCGCCGGTGTCGATGACGTCCACGCCGTAGACGTCCAGGGCGAAGGCCGCCCCCACCCGCAGGGCCAGTTCGGCCCAGCCGTCGGGGAGCCGGCCGAGGGCCCGGGCCGGTTCCTTGCCCCCGGCGGCGAGTTCGGAGCGCCGCAGGCCCGCGAAGACCCGGTCGCCGATCACCCACAGTTTGTGGTCCCAGCCGGTGTTCGGCGCGAAGGACTGCACCACCACCGGCTCCGGCTCCCGGCCGGCGGCCAGTTCGCGGAGCCCGCCGGGGCCGTCGACGCGGGCGACCAGGTCGTCCTTGCGGCTGAGCCGGCTCTTGACCACCACCGGCCAGGCCGGCTCCGCCGAGGCCTCCAGCGCCGCGAGCGAGGCGAAGGTGCGGGTGGCGGCGAAGGGGAGCCCGGCCCGCAGGGCCAGTTCGGCCATGGCGGTCCGGTCCTGGCAGCGCTCGGTGGCCGCCGCCGAGTTCAGTACGGGCGCCCCGCGCCGCTCCAGCTCCCGGGCCAGGGCCAGCGCCGAGGGGGTCCGCGCCTTCAGCAGGTATACGTCGGCCCGTGCCCCGGCCGCGGCAGCGACCCCGGCCCCCGGGTCGAGCACCCGCACCTCGTGCTCCGGCGCGAGCAGAGCGGCGGTGGCCGCCAGCAGCGGATGCCCCGGGTCCGGGGTGATCAGGCCGACCCTCACGCGCCGTCCCCCGCGCCCACCTGGAGCGGAACGGCCACCGGCAGGGTGTACGACCGCGCGCCCGGGCCGGGCACGGGCACCGGGCGCCCGCCGCCGCCCGCCCGCGCCAGGTCCAGTACGGCGCGCGCGACCCGCGCGGCGGCGTCCGGCACCTGGCGGAAACTCGGGAAGTCGTTCACGTCGACCACGACCGGCCCGTCGGGGCCCAGCACCACGTCCACCCCGTACAGGTCCAGCCCGTACACCTCGCCCACCCGGGCGGCGATCTCCGCCACCTCGGCCGGCAGCGGGACCCGGCGCTCGCGGACGGCGGCGTCCG
The Streptomyces sp. NBC_00091 genome window above contains:
- a CDS encoding alpha/beta fold hydrolase gives rise to the protein MITPSSLPGLPASSVFRAHDGTELACHTSGDGAPLICLPGGPMQDSAYLRGLDGLLPHRRLVRLDLRGTGRSAAPEDTASYRCDRLVDDVEALREHLGLETVDLLAHSAGANLAALYAARHPGRVGRLLLVTPSVFAVGIPITGDDRLETARLRAAEPWFAPAYAALEELVAGRATADTMQEIAPFWYGRWDDAARAHRAAEAGQKNHEAAAAYGAEGAFDPDATRKALAELAAPVLLLAGEADLAAPPSAVAAYADLFRGAELTVQPGAGHFPWLDDPARFATATAAFLS
- a CDS encoding RimK family alpha-L-glutamate ligase; the encoded protein is MRVGLITPDPGHPLLAATAALLAPEHEVRVLDPGAGVAAAAGARADVYLLKARTPSALALARELERRGAPVLNSAAATERCQDRTAMAELALRAGLPFAATRTFASLAALEASAEPAWPVVVKSRLSRKDDLVARVDGPGGLRELAAGREPEPVVVQSFAPNTGWDHKLWVIGDRVFAGLRRSELAAGGKEPARALGRLPDGWAELALRVGAAFALDVYGVDVIDTGGGRPLIVDINAFPGIRGQAGAPDALAALALTRAG